The Drosophila sulfurigaster albostrigata strain 15112-1811.04 chromosome 3, ASM2355843v2, whole genome shotgun sequence genomic sequence aaaatatattaattttgttgttatggtactaaaaatataataaaaggtTTATTTCGTAGCTcgaaatgttattaaaatatattatatatttttaaaatataccaaatagctTATGTTGATATGTTACAAAATTCCATATGTATTATAGAATACAAAGCAAGATgtctgcttctgttgttgtaatacccttcttcTCTATGgataaaatgcttaaaatactTCACATATGTTTTATCCAACGCAATTTTTTCTTGTAATTCATATAATCAGTAGAATTTGTAAGTAAAgtcaaataacaaattgtactttcttttagtatttcataTAAAATGTTGGGTATCTTATAGTTGCTgtcaaaatgtataaatgaaatgagcAAGCTCTTTAATTGTCGTCTGAACTCACAATGTTATGTGGCTAGTTTCTTACTCTCTTAAGTGAAAATAGAATTGCTGTTTACTCTCAACTGACACTACTAAAAGCGGTCAGAAAAACGGTTCAAGTGAAAGGTACAAAACCTGGATTTCTTCTCAAATTAAAAGCAGAACTTAGTTGCTAATGGAAAAGAACCACAAGGCCAGATTACTTACTTAACATACGCGTGTACAATATAATTAGCAGCCTGTAAGATACTTAAACATGACAAGATATTACAGTATAagtaattcatttaataatgtaaaacattttaattagaatttaaaatttaataatagcaAATACCAAGGCAGAACTTTTAGTTATCAGCacctataaaaaaaacttctaAGCACTTGCGGATAAAAAGCAAACGGATTTGTgacttttgttgtgctttaaCTAGCCAGGCAAAAAGTTTTATCAGAATTGGTTTGCCTCAAGTGAAAGTTAAATGGGCCAAaagcaagttgttgttgttgttgttgctgttttctttttttttgtttcgtgtTCAACTACAGTTGTTTACTTCTTTATTTGGTACCAGAGGCTGCTGCACAATTCAACTATCAGAAGTACCTGCCTGAATAGTTTTatgagtgttttttttgtgtgctttatttattttgttcttccGTTCCTTTTTGTAATACCCTTGAAAAGTGTGTCGTAAATTTGAGTTTACTGTAAAAGTGCCTGCATTTAAaagtattgtatattttaaaagaagtGCATAGTGTTGATTAATATAAGTACAAATTATCTATACATGTGCAATCATACATCACTTGTGCACAAAGGAGGGTAGCTTTTAGTCCAGCATATACTCCAATCGAAGACacttatttgttttggtttgagTCTTTGTACACTTTGAATGCATTGTGGTAATTTTGAAGCAGCCATTACTCGCACAGCATTTCACACGCATGCGGAGAGAacttttcaaaatgatttattCTGCCCGGATACTTACTTCGGGTATCTGTGACAAAGTGCTCCTTTGATTTATTGCACTTTGGAAAACAATGCAACGAGCTATGAGCTTGACATGTGCACAGTCCAAATTTGTTGATGGCACTccaaaatttaatatgttcaAACACTTCTTTTTCAGACCGATTTTAACAGCCCAATATCGACCTGAATtcgattattttgtttttggagtTTATCTGTGGGTGGAAGAGCGTAAATTTTACAAGAAGGTAAATAATTCTTTTGTAGGGAATTCatatatttgaataacaaCATTTGTTTCTACAATATGTAAACACTAATAGCTTGGATAAATGCAAAGATTCatttattgattgattgcaTTGTCTTATATACTTAAAAGATATACAAATAAGAATGTAATTAACAatcaatatgcaaataattgttttgtgGGTATTTAGCAAAAGAAAACTCCGTCCGAATTTCCAAGTTTTATAATCAAATCGGTTTTGTTGAAAGTCTATTATACTTTTTCtttgaatttacattttgcacATTGACTATAATGCACTGCATTGTCTTAGCGTGTAGCTTTAATGAATTCTACGAAATCTACAGTAAATATCTGTAATCATTGTTTgcgttttaataataatttacattgAGAGCGATTTAGAAATGTTGGATTTCCATAagatttgatttgctttaaCGTGTCTTATTATTAACAGACTTCTGGCAAAGTTCATTTGAATTctacaacaagaaaatatttattgttgggTTGCCATTTATGACGATAGATTGTTTGCTGCCGTccttactatatatattaatgcGATGACTATTTTCATGGTCAGGGTGTTCCACATTAATGCGTTGGCTATCGTCATTATCAGCTTTTCCCACTTCGATTCGCTTAATAGCTGCTTGACCTTTTTTACCGACATTTCCTACACCACTTTCAGTTCGTCGCGAATTACCTTGATTAGCAACGCCCCCGTCAGTTGTTTCTGTGCTTCGTTGAccttttgcttcttcttgATCTGCTTCACACACTTTGTATTCCAGATTGTAGTTATGGTAGTCTAGACCATTGTATCGGACAGTTATCCAATAATAGAGTACATCACCTGGCTGCAGCTTCTGCAGCCGATTGCGATATGTCCATCGCCCGTTCCGGGAGCTAACGATGTCTGTGGCCCAAGTTTGATCGCTAAGATCATCCATTTCCTCATTGAGCTTGCCGTGAAAAGCGAAGAGAGAGATGCCAGCTTCATCCGGAATCGAAACCTCAAATCCTCGAGGCGTGTTCACCTTTACTGTCGCGTTCGGTACGTTGTAGGCATTGCTGCTGGTGACAGCCAGGCAAAAGATGAGTGCTAAATGCGGCCACATGAGTTGACGTGTTGCTTCCTTCAAAGTAACTGAATCCATCTGAGCATGACGTTATTGCTTTTGTAGCTTATCTTGGCTGGGTTTTTTTCCGGGGGTTTCGGGGATGGGAAAGCTGTGTTTTTCCCACTGCAATTGCAAGTCAGACAGTTGATTGCTTGGGGCTCTGGTGGCGGTGAATTGAGCGCCGTCCAAAAAGTATGCAGTCCAAAGCCATTTAAATAACTTGCACAAATACTTGCACAGCAATATTCTGTAGTCTGTTGCTTGCgctctctttgttgttgttgcttttttttgctcagTTGTTTTGCTCACTGTGAAACAGTTGCGGCAAGAGCTTAAAGCTTTAACTTATATGCTTCGCATATGGCAGACAGTCAGAGAACCCCAGAAGGCGGCTGCCTGCGGTTTGTGAGTCGGTCCTTGGGCCGCTCTCTTTATGCCAGTTACCAGTTACTGGCATTGCCACAACAATCTATGGCATTGTTGCAGTCTCTTCTCTCTGGCATTCCGAGTAGCGAGCACACACAAGAAGCAGCAAGACAACTGTGGTAGATACTTAAATAGTTACTGTTGTTAATGCTGTCAAGACCCTAGGAATGTTGGGTGTGCACTGTGTgcatatacatgtatgtatgtacatacgtatagtacattcatatatacatagaagAAGCATGTTCAGTATGTACAATGTGCTCTGGGCCCTCAGCAGCTCTGCACACACCTCTGAGAAATGCCACAATTGTCTGTTAAGCAGTTGACTTGTGAAACGCATTTAACGACCTGACAACTTACATTTTGCTtgacaaaataataaacacatttgGTGAATGTGACTTGTTTTAATAAGAGCATGTCATTAATGTCAGCataagtaaaattaattaatataaattacagAAATAATGAAGCAATTTAGAAGTGCACTTCAGATTCATAAACAAGCATAAATTCTGGGAAAGTCTAGAATACAATTAATAGCAACCAATAGCGCAGAAAGATattgataaatttatatactattttatatattataaaattatattaatatttcaatattatttaattaactttttattcatttgcatacttttgaaCTGGATTAGTTTAAAAAATTGTCTTGTAGTATAGCAAACAGTTTTAAGATGAACTGATCAGACCAATCCTGAAGCTCATACATTTCATGACTGTAATTGCCGAAACAAAAGAGAGGGGATGTAATAACAGAAGAGGCGAAGGGGGAAGAAGGGGACGCTAACCTGATGACGCAGAGTGTATTATgagaatatatattacaaagaaaaagaaaacgacaacaatgaaagtaaaataatattagttTCAACCATAACAAAAGGGgtataaataactttaaatttcCATCATCGCTGCAATTCATCAATGCGATAGAAATAATCATTTTAGTAGCTGGAAAATAGTTAAAGTGCTTTGTCAGCGGCCCAACCAGATGctagttaatttttaattggtgTGCAGTTTGTCAAAAAGCGGAATGTGGCCCTAATGTGTGCTCCCTTCAATTGACCCAGTACGAATGCggcattaaaagcaaaaagggAGACATTAGGGGCAATCGAATGAGTGTACCCTCAGAcccagactcagactcagacccAGACCCAAACCCCAACACGAACCGAGACCTAAACACAAACTCAAAACAAAGTCAAACCGCAGCAAACCGAAACTAAATAGCTAACCATTTATACAGGCGATCCATCTATCTATTCATTCGCTCATCCATCGTCAACTCAAACTCTGTCAATTTCTCTGGGCCAATGCTGACCCGCATTGCTGGCCATCTATCTCGatagatgctgctgctgcgcccAAATGGCTGCCACGTTCTGCGCTTTGCGCTGATTTATAAGCTGCATGCCACTGACCACTTGATTGTCGCTTCGACTCGCTCGCTCActgctcgctctctcactctctccctcaATCTGTCGCACTCTGagcgagtgtatgtgtgtaatttatttacgTTAACACGCGCTGGGCAGCGCCTAAAACTATGCCACACCCAAAAGCACAGACGAgcgcaattttcatttattttaaatggcaTAGAAAATTGCAAACTGACATTTTTCTGGCCAAGTGACTCGTTTCGCTTCGGCTTCACAAACACGATGCGATGTCTCTCGCTTCTTGCATACTCTCTGCCCTTTGGCTTTGTGCGACCAAACGGAAATTTGTGTAGTTTGTCCTAACCAGCTCTagttcctttttttgttttgttttttggaaGTGGACTCTCCAATTTGAGCCCGGCATTAAATTCTAAACCGGCCCAGACTGATTACCATGAAATTACATTGTTTCGCACTTAAAAAGTGGAATCGGTAAACTGCAACACGTTGCACCATGTTGCCGAGTGTAAATGTGGCTTCTGTTTTTGCGTTTGGGTTCTTTCCCCAGCTCTGGCTTAATTAAGTGGCCTGTTTTCATATGTGGTTCGGCAAACCATTGTGCCTCTTTCCCTCCCCTCTTCGCCAGCcacattgaatttaattgctcgcatttattgttaattgattttatttctagCAATTTAccaatttctgttttttctttcgcACTTTTGCCATATTCCAGGTGATTGCAGTTTTATTTAGGCTTATTTTGATTCAGCGCAGCTCCATTTGCctaaattgaatgaaattgatttcaatttaatcgAATTTCCCAAATGCGCCACcgcttaaaaataaaccaacaacaaattccAAATCATTGACTTTGTCATATCAAattagttgttattgtaaaaAATCCTATTTTGTTGAGCAGCTcctaaaatttttttttaataagaaattatcTTATGCTCTTTgctgaattttaaatgaaatttgtgaaataagTTGAATAAACAAGCTATTAAAgattaaagtaataaaatataatagctTTGAtaccattttcaatatttttttgtatacacaatttaatagttagtcaaatttaattataagagaatttgaaatattttggaatgtaacataatttgttgtatatgGAGTTTACTTtcataattattcaaatatgtaCTCAAATATAAGGAAAGCTACAGTtaagtgtgctcgattgtgagatacacgacaaagtataccaaatatactgaatgctattttacgtacatatatttatacagtGAAAcagtaatataatataccatagagtgcaaaatataccagattgtcagccataataaataatacccAAGGAAGccatttcttaaataacttataaaatttgtatcttaTTGCAGGAATCATTAAGActgtatttttcaaaattcggAACTTGTTCCTTAAACACTTTTGAAGAAACTTggtctgcgtgcaaacataaaaagcgacatggctatatcgtttcggctgttgaccctgatcaagaatatatatacgttATGTGGTCGGAAACGCCTCCTTCTGCGTGATGCATACATTTCATGGAggtataaaattataatttctaccttatgggtagctgggtttacaaaataaatttacatttagagtttactttttattcatcaaatcaaaaaagaatcaacaaatgcaattacgttaaattgattaaataatgTGCGTATTTGTTTGACACACCTTGGGGCGGTGTgatgaaatgcatttgactTTATCTATAATTACACTTTCTACAATTTCCTTGTGCATAATCAATTTCAACGATGCATGGCAAGACAAACAGCTTGGCTATCTTTAACTTGCTATCCCCACACAGTTGGCTGGATGAGCTAAGCAAAGAACTATCCAATCAAGCCCAGTCCAAAGCAAAGTTCTCCTCCTTCTCTGAAGCTGAAACCACTTCACATGTCTTTGCTTTACGAGTACTATCCATGTATATGTTGTAGTCAGCATTGAGGCACGTGTACAGTTGCTCAAACATGGTGACGGGCGTTCAATAAACGTATCCCCATCTACCTTATTACACACCTAACATGCATAAATGTagatgtgtgtgcgtgtgtgtgtgtggatgtgtgtgtgtacctaGAACTCGTATAGCGACGGCGCACATATTTAAAGAGCAAACGTTTATCTAAGTTGTACCGTTGCGGTTTCCGTTGACATTCAAATGCGGAAGCACCTGTCGCCCAGTGTCGAcatcggcatcgacatcgacatcggcacACAGACCGAGACACCAAAGGACCATAAGACCATGAGACCATGAGACCATGCGACCAAGGACTCGAGACGACTACAACTAAGCCAACAGCatcagcaccagcagcagcagctacttcCGATTTCGCACGCAGCTAGAAGAGCAGATACTTTGAGTTCGGAGACTTAGGCTGAGTTTATATTGCGAGAGGTGCTATAAAAGTTATCAAAGTACACATATCAATTGAAAAGcatagaaaataattaaagtgaatttttactttttcggAATAGTTTTggttgttttatttaaactatttttcgACTAACGATATATTTCcctatatttgcttttatagcTAGATTTCCATTGACGTTTGGCAAGATACATATGTTGATGTTGATACATAAGTTgaaacaagtatgaaagctaTATTCGAGTGCATTTGAcgcattttgaatgaaagccAAACAGTGCgttattagttttaaaataaaccaaatacaccacaaaaattctaaaattataccgaaCGCTTTATATGgattattaatatatagtactacattcaaaatataccagattgtcagttaAAGGAACTAAGTCCCGTAGATTGTATGCATTTTTACccaaaactatttcttatataacaattattatCCGATAGCAGACAAATTTTCAGTGatcataaaaacaataaattgtctGTACCAAAAgttgtaaaacaaaaatacgctaattcaaatttataaggATATTAACTTATCATCTTCAATTATTGATTTAGTATGCGAATTGAAGTAATGTATTTTGCGTGTTTAGCGATCCCACATAGAAATACTGTTACTTATcataagtattttaatttgtcagTCGCTTCAGACCATTAAGCGATATGAAGGCGCTTGATACAAAGATTTGTAACGTTGAATTGTTCGTGAACGAGTGCCTGAACGAATGAACAAAAATGACTTAGTTAAGGGAACGAACTGAATAAGTTCAAACTTATTGTTATATTTCGTTGACTTGCTCATTTATGATCTTTAGTTCGTTCTTGTTTAGTTGCTCACTTTAGCTCGAGCTCCAGCTTATGAACTGGTGTAGTAACATTGagatttcaaatttgatttaaatgaattttgtaactttattttatgccTCAAACTGAATATTACTCTATTTACTATACAATTAATGGTATATTCTTACTCAACACTACTGCAAACTTATTAAGTGAACTTCGCAACTCACTTGCGGGTGCGTGCGATTTGTCTTGGCTGTCTCGCTGGCATTTGCCGGATACACACTTCGCCGGGCATGCATGACAAGTTTCTTGAGCAACTCCTTAGCCCACTCTCTCACACCTGAGTACTTGCGTCCCCCTCCTATTTGCCCCAAGCACTTCCTCTATGaactagagagagagagtctttCACGTTGCCAGCTTGCGTAGTAACTTTTGAGTTTTCAAGTATCTGCGTCGTGGTTGTCGTCAACTTTAAATGGCTTCGCTTACACCTTGAGGATGTCATTGAACAAATTAATTACTTGACAAGATTACAACAGACCCAAAAACAGGAGGCAGCGGCGGGTTTAGCTTCAGAGCATCAGCTGCTGCTCATTAGAATGCCGCATATTGTTGCCATCGTGAGCATCATGGCCATCATTACGAGTATCATCATTATACTGCGCTCCCAAGCCACCAAAAAGGCTCTTGCCGCATCGCATTTTCGATTGCCTGAGCACATTATTAATGCTCTTCTGATGCGTTTTTGGCCAAAGTATTCAACTATctgtgtgctgttgttgttgtttgtatgtgtgagttATGCGCCATGGTCACCCGCTGCTGTGGCGTGGcatgaagcagcagcagcagaggtggaggaggaagggaaaacacaaatacaatgCAGCTAAATGGCCATACATTGGTCTCCACTCACTTGGTAGCTGCTGTTTCTCctcctgctgctcctgttTTCCTGAGCTCCTACCGGAAATTGGAAAAGCGTTGGCTTATACTACAACACGTGACGAGTGGTGGGTGATGGAGGTGGTCCGTGGTCCTCCTGCTGGTGGGGTCCAGGCAGTTGCCTGGCAGCTTTATGCATGCACCGTTCATAAAGTGTGTGCTCGCCATTTTCCACTGGCCAAAAAGACTTTGCCATTGTTGTAACCAAAGGCATTGCTCCGCTATGATGCTGTGTTATGGACTGtccgactgtgtgtgtgtgtgtggtataGGGGGTGGAGAAGGGTAAGGGGAAAACACTCTCGATATACTGCACATGAGTCTTGGCAAAGCTGCTAATGGCTGCTGTTAAGCATCCATTGTATCACTGTGTAAAGTATCTCTGTGTGTAGGCATGCACGAatattcacatacatacatacttaacTTATATACAGTATGTTGAATGTGCAGTAGCAGTCTGGTTAATGTACTTAGCATAGTgtttcctcctcctcatcgtcCTCCGGTACTGAAGGTGGGATAAATGCTAATAGTTTTGTAGTGTGCATTCCATTAACTTCGAGTGAACTCTGTCTGCTAAAATGCCATAAACACGGCATCAACACCAAAGTATCCTCGATAAACTTATTGAATATGACTTTTAGTGTAGTATATTAGAAATTAGATACA encodes the following:
- the LOC133844879 gene encoding gram-negative bacteria-binding protein 3, with protein sequence MDSVTLKEATRQLMWPHLALIFCLAVTSSNAYNVPNATVKVNTPRGFEVSIPDEAGISLFAFHGKLNEEMDDLSDQTWATDIVSSRNGRWTYRNRLQKLQPGDVLYYWITVRYNGLDYHNYNLEYKVCEADQEEAKGQRSTETTDGGVANQGNSRRTESGVGNVGKKGQAAIKRIEVGKADNDDSQRINVEHPDHENSHRINIYKFK